A region of Neovison vison isolate M4711 chromosome 7, ASM_NN_V1, whole genome shotgun sequence DNA encodes the following proteins:
- the LOC122913676 gene encoding olfactory receptor 5A1-like, producing MAVGRNISTTTNFILLGFSEHPELQVVLFVLFLGIYSMTVAWNLGLIVLIRLESCLHSPMYFFLGNLSFVDISYTSSIAPKMLCDFFKQQKTISFVGCAAQFFFFIGMGGTECCLLAAMAYDRYAAISHPLLYTALMSPTICLGMAITAYTGGLLTGLVQTSSIFQLRFCGSRVINHFFCDLPPLLVLSCSSTFLSQVVNFLVVFAVGGTSALVVLVSYGYIIAAVMKIRSTQGQMKAFNTCASHLTTVILFYGSGLFSYLHSGAGYSQDQDKVVSVFYGAVIPMMNPIIYSLRNKEIKDALKKLKDRKKQMSSLCLAVP from the coding sequence ATGGCTGTGGGAAGGAACATCAGCACGACAACCAATTTCATCCTTTTGGGATTTTCAGAACATCCAGAGCTACAGGTTGtcctttttgtgttgtttttgggGATCTACTCCATGACTGTGGCTTGGAACCTGGGCCTCATTGTCTTGATCCGGTTGGAGTCATGCCTCCATTCTCCCATGTACTTCTTTCTTGGAAACCTGTCCTTTGTTGACATCTCATATACATCCTCCATTGCTCCCAAGATGCTCTGCGACTTCTTCAAGCAGCAGAAGACAATCTCCTTTGTGGGCTGTGCTGCccagtttttcttcttcattggTATGGGGGGCACTGAATGCTGTCTCCTGGCAGCCATGGCATATGACCGGTATGCTGCCATCTCCCACCCTCTTCTCTACACAGCCCTCATGTCACCCACCATCTGTTTGGGGATGGCCATTACAGCATACACTGGAGGGTTGCTCACTGGATTGGTCCAAACGAGCTCCATATTCCAGCTGCGTTTCTGTGGGTCACGAGTCATTAACCACTTTTTCTGTGACCTGCCACCCCTGCTTGTCTTATCTTGCTCTAGTACCTTCCTCAGCCAGGTAGTGAACTTTCTTGTTGTGTTTGCAGTGGGTGGGACATCAGCTCTTGTGGTCCTTGTGTCCTATGGCTACATCATTGCTGCTGTCATGAAGATCCGTTCAACCCAAGGGCAAATGAAGGCTTTCAACACCTGTGCCTCTCATCTGACCACAGTAATTCTCTTCTATGGCTCTGGTCTCTTCTCATATCTTCATTCAGGTGCTGGCTACTCACAGGACCAAGACAAGGTGGTGTCCGTGTTCTACGGAGCTGTGATTCCCATGATGAATCCCATTATATATAGTTTGAGAAACAAGGAGATCAAAGATGCGTTGAAAAAACTcaaggacaggaagaagcagatgTCCTCTTTGTGTCTTGCAGTTCcttga
- the LOC122914505 gene encoding olfactory receptor 1440-like translates to MAGGRNSTIVIRFILLGFSDYPKLKIVLFAVFLGSYFLTVAWNLGLIILIRMDSYLRTPMYFFLSNLSFLDFCYVTSTTPRMLSDFFQKPRSISFWGCTIQYFFFSSLGLTECCLLAAMAYDRYAAICDPLLYTATMSPTLCVQMTVGAYITGLFGSLIQLCALLQLNFCGPNIINHFFCDLPQLLVLSCSETFFLKVMKFVIAVIFGVISVFVIMISYGYILATILKISSVEGRSKAFNTCTSHLTAVICFYGSGLFVYMHPSTDNSLGHDKMASVFYTMVIPMLNPLIYSLRNKEIKDAIKRCKKKAFSHCHC, encoded by the coding sequence ATGGCTGGAGGAAGGAACAGTACAATAGTCATCAGATTCATTCTTTTGGGATTCTCAGATTATCCCAAGCTCAAGATTGTTCTCTTTGCAGTATTTTTGGGTTCTTACTTCCTGACAGTGGCCTGGAACCTGGGCCTCATCATCCTAATTAGGATGGACTCTTACCTACGTacacccatgtacttcttcctcagcAACTTATCCTTCTTAGATTTTTGCTATGTTACCTCCACAACCCCCAGAATGCTCTCAGACTTCTTCCAGAAGCCTAGATCCATCTCCTTTTGGGGATGCACCATACAGTACTTCTTCTTCTCTAGCCTGGGTCTGACTGAGTGCTGTCTCCTGGCAGCCATGGCTTATGACCGATATGCTGCCATTTGTGATCCTCTGCTCTACACCGCCACCATGTCGCCCACCCTCTGTGTCCAGATGACAGTTGGAGCCTATATAACTGGTCTCTTTGGTTCATTGATCCAACTGTGTGCCTTACTTCAGCTCAATTTCTGTGGGCCAAATATTATCAACCACTTCTTCTGTGATCTGCCTCAATTATTAGTCCTATCCTGCTCTGAAACCTTTTTCCTAAAAGTCATGAAATTTGTGATAGCAGTGATTTTTGGTGTGATATCTGTCTTTGTCATCATGATATCTTATGGTTATATCCTTGCCACCATCCTGAAGATCAGCTCTGTTGAAGGCAGGTCCAAGGCTTTCAACACCTGTACTTCTCACCTGACAGCAGTGATCTGTTTTTATGGATCAGGACTCTTTGTCTATATGCACCCCAGCACAGATAATTCTCTGGGTCATGACAAGATGGCATCAGTCTTCTATACAATGGTTATCCCCATGTTGAATCCTTTGATTTACAGTCTAAGGAACAAGGAAATCAAAGATGCCATTAAGAGGTGTaagaagaaagcattttcccattgTCACTGTTAA